The Ctenopharyngodon idella isolate HZGC_01 chromosome 19, HZGC01, whole genome shotgun sequence genomic sequence TGATGAAACGTCTTTCAGAAGAAAACTTTCAGTAGACAAAACTCCGTGaaacagttttaaaagttgtgaaaattaCATGATCTAGGACCTTTGTACAGTGTAAAGACTGCAAGTCTATCCCTTCACAGCCGTTTTCATACgtgttaaattcaatatggcgtctacctgactaaggtctataCCTCATTAGCTATTCCTGATTTGTAAGCGAATCGTTCATTTGAATCAGTTCTTCTAAATGAACCTGTTGAACATCTGCACAAAACCGGTCTAAAAAGATTTTTTCACGAATCTGACTGAATTAAAATAACGAATCAGACTGAATCAGTAAGAGCGGCTCTGGAGTTAACAAATACGTGCAGAGTTTACACGTCCAACTTGCAATAATTCTGGTTAATATTTGGATGCTAAACTGAGAGCTGTCTCTTTTGATGTAATGAACTCAAAAACCAATGAAAAAAACTAATGAGGTGAAAAGTAGGTTTACTAAGAGAAATGTTGacaaaaacttaaatatatgaCTATAAAACACAATTGCTTTTAATGAATAAGTATTTTATTAGCCTAAAACATGTCCAaaacattttagtattattttttttattgtaaatgcaAGTGACTTTTGATTCTAAATGAGCTAAATCATGGCTGGAACTGGGACGTAGATCTATGAAATGACGATAAACACCTTTTTAATATAACctaataaacaaacagaaatatGTTTCTACACATGGCTCTACTGAAACGAATGTAATATCCAATGTCAGGATGTCAGGGACATTAAACAACCGCTGAATCATTATTTGAACCGGTTCTTTAAAACAAACTGTTCGAAAGAACCGAATCGCAGAAATGAGTTGGTCTTCCCTTCACTAGCAGACGCGCATGCGCACACGCCGGCTCATTTGCCTTGCGTTTCAACGGTTCCACATCTGGAAATGTTGAGAGGAGAGAATCCCTCTCTTCATGTGCTGTTGAGCTTGAGACGTGGTGCCTGCGTCACTCCATAGAGAGGCGGGGCTTCTCGGAGGTGTTTCCCGGCTTTATATAGATACAGAGACCTTTCCATCGCAAAGCAGTGCGTCACCAGAACCCCTGGAAACTAACATGCAAGTCCAGATTAGAAAATATAACGAGTTagataaactgaattaaaataacataatacatttttgcGTTGTTATTGCATGCGCTTTTGAAGTGTTGTATATTGAATCATTTGAGCTTTCAAATAATTTATACCGTTTTCTCGTGACTGGAGTACACCTTTATTGCGGTAGAAGTGAACATTTTTATCACAGATATCTGGAGTCATCATTATATTGGGAAATAAAACGCTTATCGGACACTGTTGTGCGTTTTGGAAAAGTGCGTTGAACTTGGTGTGAGTTCACTCTACACTTCGCAAGCATGAAATCGGCAGAGGAAGGTAACGTATAAGAAGATTGAATGCATCTACTCACGCTGTGTCATATTTCACTCGAACGTGTTTCTGTATCATTATTAGGCCTAATGTTATTGAACCGTCATATTAATGGAGCACGTTTGCTTATGAGTTTACCTGCCGAGATTGAACAAAAAATCAATAACTACTATCGTGCACTCACCATTAACGGTTACTAAGGGAGACTGGGGAGTGTTGTAACAGTTGGTTTCAACGTCTCTAACGCGATGTCGTATTATGCCATGTCTCTCAAACTTTGACATGACGTTACTATATTTCTCTGCTACAAATTAAAGTAATTTGGAAATCTACAGCATGTTCCTAAACTGTGTATTAATGTCAAATACAAAGACTGCTGTTGTAACCAACCTCACTAAAGAGGTAAGTTCTAATAGTAGCTGGGGTGGGTAACACTGATAGAAAATATGTCATTTCTCTGCATGGATTTATTGTGGTAATCAAATttactgcactttttttttttttttttttttcaaaataattattagcGTCTCTGATCACTACCCCAGtctattaataaattatatttatagcaaataaatgattaaaacaaGTATATAAATAGGATACCAATTCTTCTAAACCTATATTGTGCAATCTTTGTGTGTCCATAATAAGACTTTGGAAAGTTGTATTACAGCCCTCCCCATGCATGATTTGATGTATTTCACCCCAGTAGCTcatttctgattggttgttggTGGTTACAGCTCACCCTGTGCTACTGCTCTATTGTGTAcaattattgtaatgtttattcattcttttttattCTTAGTCTAGTGAAATTGaagttatttcttatttaatcAAAGGACTGAATGAGTTTTCCTTAGTTTAAGAGACTGCAGAAGGGAGTGGTGGGCCTGACGAAGATGAATAAGCAGGGACGTTATTTAGATTGTGGGTTTTTGCATCCCTCTCTTTGCAGCAAATGTGTATTTCACCAGATAACTTAGATTATAGTTCATAATGACCGCTCTACCAAAACAAAACCAGTTCTCATGGTtcgaatattttcatttaagatGATTTCCTGGTCTTAACTGGTTTAAGATGGTCTTCCAGTCTGGGCAAGGTTGTCTACAAGCTGGTCTCCAAACCTGACCTGCTGAAAAGTGACTAAAACCACTTTAATCCAGTCAACAGACCAGCATAACAAGGCTGAGAGACTAGCAAACCTGCTTAAGCTGATTTAAGGTGTTTTATTTCAGCAGGGTTACTAATGTACTTTTAGTAATCAGtaatttagtacttttatttattttttaagctaTCAGAATCACATAGTGTATACTTACGGCTTGCTTACAAAAATCTAATATGTAGTTGTTAACTTGATTCAAAAACGATACATACATTAGGGATACATTAGCATGCTATCAGTATCCAGGGTGCTTTGTTGCGCTGTGGTCACATTTTCAAGTATCCGTGTTTTTAATCGTCCTCTAAAGTAGCGAGAAATCGTTGCAAATTTTATTGCAAGCAGAGCTGTGCGCCAGTTTGGGCTAACTTACATTACATATATTTCCACCAGGTTGGACTGACTGACTACAGTGACTCACTCAACTCAActgcatttttttccttttttgcactgagtacacacacacacacacacacacacacaaaaataattacaaaaattctgttatcaaaaaaatgtcttaatggGATAGTAGATGGACAGACTTAAAAACTTGAATAGGCCAGATGACGTATTACTactgctttttaaaatgttttaaaagtttttggatAAGCTACGTGTTCTAAAATTGCTAAAGTGGTCAATGATTCATCTTGAACTCTCCAGAAAGCAttcgattttttaaaaaaattattattttctagTCAAGACATTTTGTGTTAGTCATGTTGCACATCAAATGTTGTGTTGTTCTCTAATCTCAATATATACATTGCATAGAAGCAAATGTTTGCCCCTGTTTTTCGACAGAGATTGCTTATGAGTATTGGTTTTCCATCTGGTTTTGTCCTCCGGAAGATATTTTTAAcactttgttatttttggcctGGTATTTGTGTATCACTCACCTTGCTTCCTCTGCAGAGGTTGTGGCTTTTAACCACTAACGTTTTTTTTGACTCACAGCTATTACTAATAAAGAGTAGAGTGTCTTTTTATAATGCCACCGTTTTATACTAATCAAATGGcagttcttaaaaaataaaaagctattTATTAGAGTTGGATGATTGTAAAAGCAGCAGTCTCCTCAAAATATCCACACAGCAGCTTTATGCATGTTCTTCAAGAAATATTTTCTGCACTTACTGTATGCTCTTTTATCTCtatagattattttttattgcagtACCTCATGAAAATCTGATTGCACCTTACAGATGCATATGGTTACGGCCAAAACACCAGCATTTCACTTCCTCTGAGCAACCCCTGCCCAGCCTCCCAGTACCACAACCTCCAGACCAGCCCTTCATTGTCAATATCCATCAGTCAGCCATCCTCGTTCTCCCCTCAAGATGACATGAGCTCAGTGGGCTACTTCCAAACATCCGGCCCCCGGTCCAACGGAGCTCCCACATTGGAGAGCCCACGCATTGAGATAACGGCTTACGGGCAGTTCCCCGAGGATGAAGTAGAGGAGAACAGCATTCCCGTGGCCAAGCGAGTCAATTCCATAGTGACATTAACATTGCCAAGTGTCGACGGTTATCGTGATCCCACCTGTCTCAGCCCGGCAAGCAGCGTGTCCTCTCGAAGCTGCCATTCAGATGCGTCGTCATACGAATCTGGCTTCTCGTACAACTACGACAACTCACCACAGAACTCGCCCTGGCAGTCTCCCTGCGTCTCCCCGAAAGGTTCCTCATCGCTGCAGTCCTGCACCCTCGGGGCTTCTCCACGTCATTCACCATCCGGTTCTCCCCGTGCCAGTATCACAGACGACAGCTGGATGGGCACCAGAGGCTCGCGACCAAATTCTCCTTGTGGCGGTAAACGGAAGTACAGCTTTAATGGCGGCCAGTCACACAAGTACCATCCATACTCGCCGAATCAATCCCCGGGGCCTTCGCCACAAACTTCGCCCCGCCTCAGCGTGACTGAGGACACCTGGCTGCCCAATACCAATCAGTACACCAACTCTGCCATTGTCGCCGCCATTAATGCCCTCACCACAGATGGATTAACAGATCTTGGGGAGGGGATCCCTTTGAAGTCCCGCAAGACCAGTCTGGAGCACAGTGCCTCCATGAACCTGAAAGTAGAAccaggtggagaggagacaggaTCCCTGGAGCTTTGCCAGGAGGACTTCTCAGCACGTTTGCCCTTCAAAAAAGAGACCTACTGTAGTGGCTTCTTGGATGTACCCCAACACCCATACTGGTCCAAGCCGAAGCCTTACATCAGGTTGGTTGCGCATAAAAATTTCTTTCATATTCATGGCCAAATAGTTTGCTATTTTGTCTGTGCTAACCAaagttctctctttctctttgccTCATTATTGGACTCTCTCACTCTTATTCTCGAAGTCCATCGTTGCCTGCTCTTGATTGGCAGTTGCCTTCCAGTTCAGGGCCGTACAGCCTACAGATTGATGTGCAACCCAAGTCCCATCACCGTGCTCATTACGAGACTGAAGGCAGCAGAGGGGCCGTGAAAGCACTAGCGGGAGGGCATCCAGTTGTCCAGGTATAAGTTCATAATCTCTCAAAAGCAGTAGCGTTTGTCAAAGGCATAGTTtactctgtcattatttactcaccctcatgttgtaccAGACCTGTACAACTTACTTTTTTCTCTGGAATGTTTCAGCTGGTTTTAGGTAGGAAGATGCAGGAACTGATTAGTTAGATTACAATCTACTACAGTCTTCTAGGTTGATCTCTGCATGAAAAAACTCTGGTATAAAATGTACTGTTATATACACAACATTTGAAAAGTTAGATAAGTAAATATTTAgggaaagatttttttaactcttttgatagaagtttcttatgcttaccatggctgcatttatttgaaaaaaacaaaacaaaaaacaaacaaacaaaaaaaacagtaaaaacagtaatactgtgaaatattacaatttaaagtagccactttatattttaatatatttaaatgtaatttattcctgtgatggcaaagctgaattttaagcagccattactccagtcttcagtgccacataATCCtgtagaaatcattctaatatgctgatttggtgctcaagaaatatttcttattattatcaatgttgaaaacagttgtgccgtttaatatgtttgtggacGTGGAAAccaatacttttttcaggattctttaaatgaattgaatgttcaaaacaacagcatttatttaaaatggtaaatacatttataatgttacaaaagatttctgtttctgtttaatcaattaaaaaaaatgttacataccccaaacctttgaacagtagtgtaaatttCTTATGTGTCTTATTTTTAACTATTCATTTATAGTCAACATCCTGCAACATCCTCTTCATGTGCTTTGGTGGTATATTTTTGCTCtctcattgtttttgtttttgttcatgtaaGGGAAGTtccttttatttgttttctctaaAGTCATAGTGACACACTGTGATTTAAACCCTTGTATTGTTCGTTATGCTACCAGTTCAGGAAATGTCAGTGAAGTACTTCTGATATTTCACAGGACCGCAGTGTCTTGGTGTCAGTCCGTTCTGCTCATCAGTGAGTCACACACCACATTTGCCTTCATAGGTGAATCATGGGTATTCACTGCACGAGTTGGTTGCAGATGCTCCCTAATGGATAACAGAGTTCCTAAAGACAGGAGTCGTGGTTTTATCTGAAAAAACATCAGCGTGGTTGGACGTGACTCTTGGGGTATGCGAACCACAGTCTCCACGACCACTTTATTTACTAAAATTGCAGTTAAAGGTGAACTCAACATTTCAGAATACATCCGTGGCTGCTGGGTACTTCAATTCAAAATAATGAGGTGCTAATGATTGTGAACACGTGGCTCAGTGCGACTCCCGTCTGAAAAAAACAAGGTCCTCTCACCCCTTGCGTTTTTTTGAGATTCATTGCCGTTTCCGGCCTAGTGCACAGACTGCCTTTTGTTTAGCTGAAGGTCCTCGTACTGCACTGACATCATGTGCAACAGCATCGTGTGGAGGCGTCCAGTCTTTGCTACACACAGTTTTGGCAGGCAAGTGAAGGGGAGTGCTCGAAGGAGCCTCAAACAAGCTTGTCCCATTCTGTAAACCATCAGATTAGAGAGCGCTCGCAGCTGCACAGGTTCTTCTTTTAGTGTACAGCACCTCCCTTTATGCTCTGTCACCACTGTCGTCGTCCTCTGAGGATCTCATTCAGTGTGCAAGTTCTTTTGTGGCTTTAAGGGGAGTTGTTAAAGTACTTTTGTCAGATTTTGTATATCAATTGGAAGTTCTtctcacaaaaaacaaactgacTTGTGGCCAGTTTCTTTAACTTTCTTGTTCTTGTTATATGTAAATCTTTAATAGATAACATTGATACTTACATTTTGTCATATACGGAGCTTGTGAGTGGAACCCACATATACATACTTTTTAGAACTCCAGTCTATTTTTAAGGCctccattgttttattttgattaactAGAGGGGTTCAAGCCTTAACTGGAGAGTCAGGCTTCCCAACCCCCAATAATTTGCACCCTGTTCTCAGTGAATTAGTCATATGTTCAGTATTTTAAGCACCTTCTTGTATGTGAGTCACTATATCCTCATATTTAGTCTTAGAGCTCCACTCTTCCCTCCTCGTGTCTCTCTAGTTGGGGTTTGGTGGTTTCTGATGATCAGGATTTTTGTACTCAGGCTGCTAGAGCCCTGTCTCTCTTTTTCACTCTCCCCCTGCTTGGGTTCCTGGTGGTTTCTGTCAGATTTTTTGTATCCTGGATGCAGTTTGACCACATGTGCCGTCGGATTGACGGTAGATGTGAGTGTGTAGCCTCTGAAGTAAGCCTGCCGCACCACAGCTATGTGCTTCCACGTCTGCGCTTAAGTCTCTCGGGAAGTTAACTTCTCAAAGAACAGCTCTGTCAACAAAAATCACTGCCGTAACTGGAAGAAGTGACGAAATCCCTAAATATAGGTTGGTTTGTAAGGGCAGTGCTTCCACATTTCTAATATTCAGACTGGTTTTATTTCATAGGCCTACTGTGACGGTGATGATCTTTATGACTTTTTTGTTGAGTACTATTAGTAGAGTTTTTATCTGGTTAAGTCTTTTTATGACTTATTTTATCATAGTAATatgtctcattcactaataattgtGTACTCAACTTGTGTTGTTACTTAAGTATTCAAAAAGACATAAATTTGTTCTTACCCTCAATATTACCCTTAATTATACACTCTTTTTAGATAGACCCTGACTACATATGATTGTCTGCATTCATATTGCAATGCAAATGCATATATACAccaatgagccaaaacattatgaccacctgcctaatatgcaGTTGATTCTCTGCATGGTGCTAAAACAGCGCTGACCCACTGAGGCATGGACTCAACAAGACAcctgaaggtgtcctgtggtatctaatgttagcagcagatccttcaagtcctgtaggtAGCGACGAGAAGAAGCCATGGATCGATCTTTTTGGTCCAGCAAATCCCACAAATGCTTAAACAATGTGTGAACAATGTgtgaacaatgtgtgcagtgggacagggtgcattatcctacgtggtctgcaacaatgtttaggtaggtgCCAAATTTACATCCACATGAATGGCTGGAACCAGGGTTTCCCAGTAGAACATTGTCCAGAGCATCATAGTCCATCGGCTTGAGTCatcccacagtgcatcctggtgccatcactTCCCCAGGAAGGCACACAAGTACATGGCCATCCATGTAATGGAAAAGAAAACAGGACTTTTAACGCACCAGGTGACTTTCTTCCCCTGCTATAGGGTCCAGTTCTGACACGAGCGAGCCCATTGTAGGCACTTTTgatggtggacaggggtcatcatatgcactctgattggtctgtggctacgcagccccatacgcagcgATGCACTGTGTTGTGACGTATTCCTCCCAATAACCATCATTAAACTTTTttgtgacttgtgccacagtatACCTTCTGTTGGCTCAGAACAAATGGAATGCCCTTCATTGCCCTCATGCATCGATGAGCCTTGGGGCCCAACACCCTGTTACTGGTTTGTGGCTTGTCTCTCCTCGGACAACTGTTGGTAAATTCTTACCACTGCTGCtgtttcagagatactctgacctAGTCAACTTGCAgtaacaatttggcccttgtcaaaattgctcagatatatatatatatatatatatatatatatttttttttttaagaaaaatgatttatgaaaaattcattttttatgtttagttgTAGGATCCTTATAATTTATactacttttatattttatcttattataattttttgcagATTTGTGTAAATATGGCCACAGAAGTCTGTGAATTGTTTGGGTATATGTGAGGTTTAGATGGTTCTAAATTTTACCTTCAGTTTAGAAAAAAATCTGTGAACTTATATTTCTAAATCAGGATTTCAATGTTTTAAAGtgacaaatatatacatatgcaCTGTTAGTGAATAAGCCCAATGAGAAGAACATTTGGTCTTGCTCAATATCACATGAGACATAACCTTTTCCAGTAAGAATTTGCTCACTAGATCTGGCCAGTAACTCTTTAACAGAGCCCGTGTTGTagatctactttttttttttttcttaaactgTTTCCCTCATCTGCCACAGATGTGCCACGGAGGTTGAGAGCTTGAGTGGGTGAGAACTGACCCACAGCACTTGGAGGTGCGGACATACGGCTCTGAACTCTGTGCCATGGGCGGAAAGAGTCTTGGCATTCCTCTAGTGGGTGATAATGTAATGAAGTGAGGGGAGGGTTCTAGGAGTGGGATCTCTCTGGCCTCTGTCTTTCTGGCCTGCGTACTCCCAACTGCCTGAATAAACACAAATGCCAGGCTCAAACATATCtacttaaataaatatacagacTGGTCCAGGACTTTCACCACAGATGCTGACCACCCTCTTTGAGGATCTCCATACATCAGCTGTTTAGACCCAATGTGCTTGAGCTTTGAATATAAACCTTCAAATTCAAAACCTTACTTCATTTTTGTCAACGAattatgatttgttttttttactttttttttttgtggttttccTTGTAGAACTTTTTTTCAGCTTCTACAATCAGTCTCTCTTAGTTTACAGTATATTTGCTAAACAAcattcactaccattcaaaagtttggggtctataagattttttgtgtttttcaaagaaatctcttatgctcattaaatCTGCaattgtttgatcaaaaatacagtacaaactgtgaaatattattatcattccAAGTAgttgtttctattttaatatatctaacatagtcttcaatgtcacatgatccctcagaaatcgttctaatatgctgaattgctgctcaagaaaaatttcatattattacaaacagttgtgctgcttaacatttttgtggaaacagatgcattttatttgattggattctttgatgaataaagtttAGAATAAGAGCAttgatttgaaatagaaacctttaactttataaatgtctttactgttgcttttgatcaatttattgcatttgaataaaagtattaatttctttaacaacaataatcttactgaccccaaactgaaTTGTAGTGTACATGAGGAGCAGGTTTGTGGTCCAATGAGATTTTAATGTGGGCGGGGCTACCAGCCATAATgccacagaaataaaaataaagtgacaAAATATAGCATCACATGTAAATTAGAACATGGACAGCAATTAAGCATTGTGTCCTAATCAAGTTTGACAAAAAAGTGATAATTAAAAGGTGCCgtctgaggtttttttttttgtacagcaGGACATGCAGGGTCATGCTGGGtagtcccacccactttgaaatCTTATTGGTCCAAAATCCCACTTTACATTTAAACCTCAAATATCTTCTAATTGACTCTGATAGTGTCATGTCGTGGATCGGTTTCTAGTTCAGTTTGAACAGACAAACTGCTTTTTGCTAGAAATGGGTTACCAATAAATTCATATTTGTATCTTTCAGCTTCACGGCTACATGGAGAGTGAGCCTTTGACCCTACAGCTCTTCATTGGGACGGCAGACGACCGTCTTCTCCGGCCTCACGCCTTCTACCAGGTCCACCGTATAACCGGGAAGACGGTGTCCACACCAAGCCACGAGGTCATGCAGTCCAACACCAAAGTTCTTGAGATTCCTCTACTGCCCGAGAGCAACATGAGGGCCATGTGAGTATGAGTGTATATCTCAGAAAGAcattaagaaaaagaaaaaaaatgcagagaaaCATAGAAGCCTGGTGGGGGAAATGTTTGTACCACATAATTCTGTGTATCCACATACATCCTGTGCATATTTCCTGCAATAAACAACACTGAAAAAACCTTCCGTTTTACTGCCAATCCCCCTGTTGTGAAGGCAGTTGCTAAggagaagtgtgtttttgtgtgcgcACGCTTTCTACAGAGTCCCAGCGCCATGGGTTTCCCTTGTATGAGCTCCAGGGCTTGTGTTACAGGAGGCCTCTGGTCGCGTGGTGCCTGTAATGGTGCGCTGGGGTCTGTTCTGCATGCCAGGCGGTAGCGGTTTTACTAGCTCAGCATTTTCTCCTCACTCTATAATGGATGTAACACTTAacttatacaaaaaaaaaagaaaaccacaCACCCCTCTGGATCCTGTTTCAGAGCTTTCTGAGTAGTGTTCCCTCTTTGTCACGTTTTTGTAGTAAAGCCAAAAAATGGTTATGCCCCTGTGTCAGTGCAGTTTAACCAATTTTAAACTCTTTAgtatttcatttcatattttcttttgattggagagaaaattatatttttgctttgtatATAAAGTTCGGTTTGGACGCATAGTGCTGAAAATGTGAGGCTGGAAACTCAACATAGGCTTCACACTTtttgaagcagtttttttttttgttttttttgtaaaaggaATGACTGAAAATTGGGATGACTACTAGAACAGAGTGTGCTCGTCCTCACCACGTACACATGGGAATGTTAATATCTGATGCTGCAGTATCTGTACTGCGTTGACAGATCACTCATACTCAGTGATTGTTTCTCCAGTTTTTCAGACTTTCTGTTTTTGCCAAAAAGTAAGCTTTAAGGATATTTCACACAGATGAATCTTAAATAAAGGGCCCTACATGTTTCTTCAATGAGATGCAAAACTAAAAGGCtttaaataagt encodes the following:
- the nfatc1 gene encoding nuclear factor of activated T-cells, cytoplasmic 1 isoform X2, translating into MSSVGYFQTSGPRSNGAPTLESPRIEITAYGQFPEDEVEENSIPVAKRVNSIVTLTLPSVDGYRDPTCLSPASSVSSRSCHSDASSYESGFSYNYDNSPQNSPWQSPCVSPKGSSSLQSCTLGASPRHSPSGSPRASITDDSWMGTRGSRPNSPCGGKRKYSFNGGQSHKYHPYSPNQSPGPSPQTSPRLSVTEDTWLPNTNQYTNSAIVAAINALTTDGLTDLGEGIPLKSRKTSLEHSASMNLKVEPGGEETGSLELCQEDFSARLPFKKETYCSGFLDVPQHPYWSKPKPYISPSLPALDWQLPSSSGPYSLQIDVQPKSHHRAHYETEGSRGAVKALAGGHPVVQLHGYMESEPLTLQLFIGTADDRLLRPHAFYQVHRITGKTVSTPSHEVMQSNTKVLEIPLLPESNMRAIIDCAGILKLRNSDIELRKGETDIGRKNTRVRMVFRVHINQPNGRTVSLQVASNPIECSQRSAQELPLVDKQSMESCAASGGEQMLLSGHNFQPDSKVVFVERAQDGHHIWEMEAKVNRESSKSVALLVEVPSYRNQRISNPVQVNFYVCNGKRKRSQYQRFTYLPTNVPTIKTEPRDDYDLPQVCAPLHPVGLALHPKPYYSPPAMTPMMPSELRPCVAGSFASSPQRLAAKPTSLSCSSSPSTSPKLQDLSPPHISTKCLSAGSNLGPQSPTIPHVSTIQPTPGRYPQSILYPTGSAASSPGSHPSTPNSAPELPFTPSHSLNQSQATSEASVLAAQITKGPVRSGSSPLLQEEEDAPTMLAVSIKQEPQELDQMYLDDVNEIIRNDLSSISVHSHA
- the nfatc1 gene encoding nuclear factor of activated T-cells, cytoplasmic 1 isoform X1, which translates into the protein MKSAEEDAYGYGQNTSISLPLSNPCPASQYHNLQTSPSLSISISQPSSFSPQDDMSSVGYFQTSGPRSNGAPTLESPRIEITAYGQFPEDEVEENSIPVAKRVNSIVTLTLPSVDGYRDPTCLSPASSVSSRSCHSDASSYESGFSYNYDNSPQNSPWQSPCVSPKGSSSLQSCTLGASPRHSPSGSPRASITDDSWMGTRGSRPNSPCGGKRKYSFNGGQSHKYHPYSPNQSPGPSPQTSPRLSVTEDTWLPNTNQYTNSAIVAAINALTTDGLTDLGEGIPLKSRKTSLEHSASMNLKVEPGGEETGSLELCQEDFSARLPFKKETYCSGFLDVPQHPYWSKPKPYISPSLPALDWQLPSSSGPYSLQIDVQPKSHHRAHYETEGSRGAVKALAGGHPVVQLHGYMESEPLTLQLFIGTADDRLLRPHAFYQVHRITGKTVSTPSHEVMQSNTKVLEIPLLPESNMRAIIDCAGILKLRNSDIELRKGETDIGRKNTRVRMVFRVHINQPNGRTVSLQVASNPIECSQRSAQELPLVDKQSMESCAASGGEQMLLSGHNFQPDSKVVFVERAQDGHHIWEMEAKVNRESSKSVALLVEVPSYRNQRISNPVQVNFYVCNGKRKRSQYQRFTYLPTNVPTIKTEPRDDYDLPQVCAPLHPVGLALHPKPYYSPPAMTPMMPSELRPCVAGSFASSPQRLAAKPTSLSCSSSPSTSPKLQDLSPPHISTKCLSAGSNLGPQSPTIPHVSTIQPTPGRYPQSILYPTGSAASSPGSHPSTPNSAPELPFTPSHSLNQSQATSEASVLAAQITKGPVRSGSSPLLQEEEDAPTMLAVSIKQEPQELDQMYLDDVNEIIRNDLSSISVHSHA